One Myripristis murdjan chromosome 17, fMyrMur1.1, whole genome shotgun sequence DNA segment encodes these proteins:
- the LOC115375909 gene encoding tripartite motif-containing protein 16-like produces the protein MAQRGFQPDSAKFCCSICLDLLKDPVTIPCGHSYCMSCIKDCWDGEEHKEIYSCPQCRQTFTPRPVLVKNTMLADIVEDVRNAGLQAAPPDLCLAGPGDVACDVCCGRKLKALKSCLVCLASYCEHHLQPHYQSPTFEKHKLVNPFKQLQQNICSNHDEVMKIFCRTDQQCICYLCSMDEHTGHHTVSAAAEWKERQKELGVSRQKIQQRIQDTEKDVKVLQQEVEEINRSADKAVEDSEEIFTELITLIEKRRSDVKQQIRSQQKEEVSRAEEVQEKLKQEIAELRRKDAELEQLSHTEDHIHFLQNYPSLSCLSESTDSPSNNIRPLSFFEDVTAAVSELREKLQDLLSEEWSKISLTVTGVDVLLSQPEPKTRAEFLQYSCHITLDPYTANTYLSLSEGNRKATVMTAEKSYPSHPDRFIELWQVLSRESLTGRCYWEVEWKGAVYIAVSYKDISRTGTEIACRFGHNDKSWALYCYNKNYEFQHNNIKTEIPLPVSSRVGVYLDHRAGILSFYSVSETMTLLHRVQTTFTQPLYAGLWLRGWDFTAELCELK, from the coding sequence ATGGCACAGCGAGGATTTCAGCCGGACTcggcaaagttttgctgttccatctgtctggatctgctgaaggatccggtgactattccctgtggacacagctactgcatgagctgtattaaagactgctgggatggagaggagcacaaggaaatctacagctgcccacagtgcagacaaaccttcacaccaagacctgtcctggtgaaaaacaccatgttagcagATATAGTGGAGGACGTGAGAAATGCaggactccaagctgctcctcctgatctctgccttgctggacctggagatgtggcctgtgatgtctgcTGTGGGAGGAagctgaaagccctcaagtcctgtctggtgtgtctggcctcttactgtgagcaccacctccagcctcactatcAATCCCCCacctttgaaaaacacaagCTGGTAAACCCATTCAAGCAGCTTCAGCAGAACATCTGCTCTAAtcatgatgaggtgatgaagattttctgccgtactgatcagcagtgtatctgttatctctgctccatggatgaacataCAGGCcaccacacagtctcagctgcagcggaatggaaagagaggcagaaagagctcGGGGtgagtcggcaaaaaatccagcagagaatccaggacacagagaaagacgtgaaggtgctccaacaggaggtggaggagatcaatcgctctgctgataaagcagtggaggacagtgaggagatcttcactgagctgatcaCTTTGAttgagaaaagaaggtctgatgtgaagcagcagatcagatctcagcagaaagaggaagtgagtcgggctgaagaagttcaggagaagctgaagcaggagatcgctgagctgaggaggaaagacgctgagctggagcagctctcacacacagaggatcacatccattttctgcaGAATTACCCCTCactctcatgtctcagtgaatctacagACTCACCCAGCAAcaacatccgtcctctgagcttctttgaggatgtgactgcagctgtgtcagagctgagagagaaactacAGGACCTTCTTAGTGAAgaatggtccaagatctcactAACCGTGACTGGAGTGGATGTTTTACTGtcacaaccagagcccaagaccagagctgaattcttacaatattcatgtcacatcacactggatccatacacagcaaacacatatctgtcattatctgaggggaacagaaaagcaacagTAATGACAGCAGAAAAGtcatatcccagtcacccagacagatttattGAATTGTGGCAGGTCCTGAGTAGAGAGAGTttgactggacgttgttactgggaggtggagtggaaggGGGCAGTTTATATAGCAGTCTCATATaaggatatcagcagaacagggaCTGAGATTGCATGTAGATTTGGACACAATGACAAATCTTGGGCATTGTATTGTTATAACAAGAACTATGAATTTCAACACAACAATATCAAAACTGAAATCCctctccctgtgtcctccagagtgggagtgtacctggatcacagagcaggtattctgtccttctacagcgtctctgaaaccatgactctcctccacagagtccagaccacattcactcagcctctctaTGCTGGACTTTGGCTTCGTGGTTGGGATTTCACTGCTGAGCTGTGTGAACTCAAGTAG